A single genomic interval of Salmo trutta chromosome 13, fSalTru1.1, whole genome shotgun sequence harbors:
- the LOC115206248 gene encoding glycerophosphodiester phosphodiesterase domain-containing protein 5 isoform X4 codes for MGIVVTMAFSVSATAVLSEVWSKEWKTLLLSLQVTAPFLQVGGVLLMTLLSWPIALHFFRLNKRVHQVCLLGVYMSVLFSLFLVPLAMYSPCIREAGTLGPKPTLLGRRGAPMLAPENTLMSFESAVEAGVDGFETDVTISADGVPFVMHDLTLQRTTNVEEVFPNRTHTPAALFIWSDVQQLNAGAWFLSWDPFGTVSSLSPKQRALAANQTVPSLEEVLDVANRTGRTVLFDLRQPPPGHPYRDNYLNITLDLIHTHINSSQVLWLPSDQREEIQQVDPELQQTAGQTASIQELQDNHITSLNLHYSTMSLQHVSKYRSVNISVNLYVVNQPWLYSLAWCSGASSVTTNNMLLRDIHTPLLLVTPEQYSVIWVLTDLVSAALIVCVFIFHWWRERGLHFWSGSRQTHETGPYSKFRTELSDVWSISSGNVRTELRTPSTLHTITEE; via the exons ATGGGGATCGTGGTGACCATGGCGTTCTCTGTCAGTGCCACGGCCGTTCTCTCTGAGGTGTGGAGTAAAGAGTGGAagacccttctcctctccctgcag GTCACAGCCCCCTTTCTTCAGGTAGGCGGGGTTTTATTGATGACTCTCCTGTCCTGGCCAATTGCGCTGCACTTTTTTCGTTTGAACAAGAGAG tgcATCAGGTGTGTCTGTTGGGTGTGTACATGAGTGTATTGTTCAGTCTGTTCCTGGTTCCTCTGGCCATGTATTCTCCCTGCATCAGAGAAGCTGGAACCCTGGGGCCAAAACCAACACTCCTCGGACGCAGAGGAGCTCCCATG CTTGCCCCAGAGAACACTCTAATGTCTTTTGAGAGCGCAGTGGAGGCTGGAGTGGATGGGTTTGAGACTGACGTCACTATAAG tgcTGATGGCGTTCCATTTGTGATGCATGACCTGACCCTTCAGAGGACCACTAACGTAGAGGAGGTGTTtcctaacagaacacacacacctgctgcccTATTCATCTGGTCTGATGTACAGCAGCTCAACGCTggggcctggttcctctct TGGGATCCGTTTGGCACGGTGTCCTCTCTGTCACCAAAGCAGCGAGCGCTAGCTGCCAATCAGACGGTTCCCTCCCTGGAAGAAGTTCTGGACGTAGCGAATCGGACGGGCAGGACAGTGCTGTTTGACCTGAGACAACCTCCTCCTGGACACCCTTACAGAGACAACTACCTCAACATCACCCTggacctcatacacacacacatcaactctAGCCAG gtgctgTGGCTGCCATCAGatcagagagaggagatacagcAGGTGGATCCAGAGCTGCAAcagacagcaggacagactgcTTCTATTCAGGAACTACAGGACAACCACATCACTTCCCTCAACCTGCACTACAGCACCATGTCTCTACAGCACGTcag TAAGTACAGGTCGGTGAACATCAGTGTGAACCTGTATGTAGTGAACCAGCCGTGGCTCTACTCTCTGGCCTGGTGCAGTGGAGCATCCTCTGTTACCACCAACAACATGCTGCTGAGAGATATACACACACCGCTGCTCCTtgtg ACTCCAGAGCAGTATAGTGTGATATGGGTTCTGACTGACCTGGTCTCTGCTGCTCTTATTGTCTGTGTCTTCATATTCCACTG GTGGCGTGAACGAGGCCTACACTTCTGGTCAGGCAGTCGACAGACACACGAGACCGGGCCTTATAGCAAGTTCAGGACCG AGCTCAGCGACGTCTGGTCCATCTCCAGTGGGAATGTCCGAACGGAACTACGGACCCCCAGTACCCTCCACACCATCACAGAGgagtaa
- the LOC115206248 gene encoding glycerophosphodiester phosphodiesterase domain-containing protein 5 isoform X2 → MGIVVTMAFSVSATAVLSEVWSKEWKTLLLSLQVTAPFLQVGGVLLMTLLSWPIALHFFRLNKRVHQVCLLGVYMSVLFSLFLVPLAMYSPCIREAGTLGPKPTLLGRRGAPMLAPENTLMSFESAVEAGVDGFETDVTISADGVPFVMHDLTLQRTTNVEEVFPNRTHTPAALFIWSDVQQLNAGAWFLSWDPFGTVSSLSPKQRALAANQTVPSLEEVLDVANRTGRTVLFDLRQPPPGHPYRDNYLNITLDLIHTHINSSQVLWLPSDQREEIQQVDPELQQTAGQTASIQELQDNHITSLNLHYSTMSLQHVSMYVCGFCVHFSKYRSVNISVNLYVVNQPWLYSLAWCSGASSVTTNNMLLRDIHTPLLLVTPEQYSVIWVLTDLVSAALIVCVFIFHWWRERGLHFWSGSRQTHETGPYSKFRTELSDVWSISSGNVRTELRTPSTLHTITEE, encoded by the exons ATGGGGATCGTGGTGACCATGGCGTTCTCTGTCAGTGCCACGGCCGTTCTCTCTGAGGTGTGGAGTAAAGAGTGGAagacccttctcctctccctgcag GTCACAGCCCCCTTTCTTCAGGTAGGCGGGGTTTTATTGATGACTCTCCTGTCCTGGCCAATTGCGCTGCACTTTTTTCGTTTGAACAAGAGAG tgcATCAGGTGTGTCTGTTGGGTGTGTACATGAGTGTATTGTTCAGTCTGTTCCTGGTTCCTCTGGCCATGTATTCTCCCTGCATCAGAGAAGCTGGAACCCTGGGGCCAAAACCAACACTCCTCGGACGCAGAGGAGCTCCCATG CTTGCCCCAGAGAACACTCTAATGTCTTTTGAGAGCGCAGTGGAGGCTGGAGTGGATGGGTTTGAGACTGACGTCACTATAAG tgcTGATGGCGTTCCATTTGTGATGCATGACCTGACCCTTCAGAGGACCACTAACGTAGAGGAGGTGTTtcctaacagaacacacacacctgctgcccTATTCATCTGGTCTGATGTACAGCAGCTCAACGCTggggcctggttcctctct TGGGATCCGTTTGGCACGGTGTCCTCTCTGTCACCAAAGCAGCGAGCGCTAGCTGCCAATCAGACGGTTCCCTCCCTGGAAGAAGTTCTGGACGTAGCGAATCGGACGGGCAGGACAGTGCTGTTTGACCTGAGACAACCTCCTCCTGGACACCCTTACAGAGACAACTACCTCAACATCACCCTggacctcatacacacacacatcaactctAGCCAG gtgctgTGGCTGCCATCAGatcagagagaggagatacagcAGGTGGATCCAGAGCTGCAAcagacagcaggacagactgcTTCTATTCAGGAACTACAGGACAACCACATCACTTCCCTCAACCTGCACTACAGCACCATGTCTCTACAGCACGTcag CATGTATGTATGTGGGTTTTGTGTGCATTTCAGTAAGTACAGGTCGGTGAACATCAGTGTGAACCTGTATGTAGTGAACCAGCCGTGGCTCTACTCTCTGGCCTGGTGCAGTGGAGCATCCTCTGTTACCACCAACAACATGCTGCTGAGAGATATACACACACCGCTGCTCCTtgtg ACTCCAGAGCAGTATAGTGTGATATGGGTTCTGACTGACCTGGTCTCTGCTGCTCTTATTGTCTGTGTCTTCATATTCCACTG GTGGCGTGAACGAGGCCTACACTTCTGGTCAGGCAGTCGACAGACACACGAGACCGGGCCTTATAGCAAGTTCAGGACCG AGCTCAGCGACGTCTGGTCCATCTCCAGTGGGAATGTCCGAACGGAACTACGGACCCCCAGTACCCTCCACACCATCACAGAGgagtaa
- the LOC115206248 gene encoding glycerophosphodiester phosphodiesterase domain-containing protein 5 isoform X1 — protein sequence MGIVVTMAFSVSATAVLSEVWSKEWKTLLLSLQVTAPFLQVGGVLLMTLLSWPIALHFFRLNKRVHQVCLLGVYMSVLFSLFLVPLAMYSPCIREAGTLGPKPTLLGRRGAPMLAPENTLMSFESAVEAGVDGFETDVTISADGVPFVMHDLTLQRTTNVEEVFPNRTHTPAALFIWSDVQQLNAGAWFLSWDPFGTVSSLSPKQRALAANQTVPSLEEVLDVANRTGRTVLFDLRQPPPGHPYRDNYLNITLDLIHTHINSSQVLWLPSDQREEIQQVDPELQQTAGQTASIQELQDNHITSLNLHYSTMSLQHVSMYVCGFCVHFSKYRSVNISVNLYVVNQPWLYSLAWCSGASSVTTNNMLLRDIHTPLLLVTPEQYSVIWVLTDLVSAALIVCVFIFHWWRERGLHFWSGSRQTHETGPYSKFRTDPVESGWGRWNPFHSESPTRALISLPLDLNP from the exons ATGGGGATCGTGGTGACCATGGCGTTCTCTGTCAGTGCCACGGCCGTTCTCTCTGAGGTGTGGAGTAAAGAGTGGAagacccttctcctctccctgcag GTCACAGCCCCCTTTCTTCAGGTAGGCGGGGTTTTATTGATGACTCTCCTGTCCTGGCCAATTGCGCTGCACTTTTTTCGTTTGAACAAGAGAG tgcATCAGGTGTGTCTGTTGGGTGTGTACATGAGTGTATTGTTCAGTCTGTTCCTGGTTCCTCTGGCCATGTATTCTCCCTGCATCAGAGAAGCTGGAACCCTGGGGCCAAAACCAACACTCCTCGGACGCAGAGGAGCTCCCATG CTTGCCCCAGAGAACACTCTAATGTCTTTTGAGAGCGCAGTGGAGGCTGGAGTGGATGGGTTTGAGACTGACGTCACTATAAG tgcTGATGGCGTTCCATTTGTGATGCATGACCTGACCCTTCAGAGGACCACTAACGTAGAGGAGGTGTTtcctaacagaacacacacacctgctgcccTATTCATCTGGTCTGATGTACAGCAGCTCAACGCTggggcctggttcctctct TGGGATCCGTTTGGCACGGTGTCCTCTCTGTCACCAAAGCAGCGAGCGCTAGCTGCCAATCAGACGGTTCCCTCCCTGGAAGAAGTTCTGGACGTAGCGAATCGGACGGGCAGGACAGTGCTGTTTGACCTGAGACAACCTCCTCCTGGACACCCTTACAGAGACAACTACCTCAACATCACCCTggacctcatacacacacacatcaactctAGCCAG gtgctgTGGCTGCCATCAGatcagagagaggagatacagcAGGTGGATCCAGAGCTGCAAcagacagcaggacagactgcTTCTATTCAGGAACTACAGGACAACCACATCACTTCCCTCAACCTGCACTACAGCACCATGTCTCTACAGCACGTcag CATGTATGTATGTGGGTTTTGTGTGCATTTCAGTAAGTACAGGTCGGTGAACATCAGTGTGAACCTGTATGTAGTGAACCAGCCGTGGCTCTACTCTCTGGCCTGGTGCAGTGGAGCATCCTCTGTTACCACCAACAACATGCTGCTGAGAGATATACACACACCGCTGCTCCTtgtg ACTCCAGAGCAGTATAGTGTGATATGGGTTCTGACTGACCTGGTCTCTGCTGCTCTTATTGTCTGTGTCTTCATATTCCACTG GTGGCGTGAACGAGGCCTACACTTCTGGTCAGGCAGTCGACAGACACACGAGACCGGGCCTTATAGCAAGTTCAGGACCG ATCCTGTGGAGTCAGGGTGGGGTCGATGGAATCCCTTCCACTCAGAGTCTCCCACTAGagccctcatctctctccctctggaccTCAACCCATGA
- the LOC115206248 gene encoding glycerophosphodiester phosphodiesterase domain-containing protein 5 isoform X3 — MGIVVTMAFSVSATAVLSEVWSKEWKTLLLSLQVTAPFLQVGGVLLMTLLSWPIALHFFRLNKRVHQVCLLGVYMSVLFSLFLVPLAMYSPCIREAGTLGPKPTLLGRRGAPMLAPENTLMSFESAVEAGVDGFETDVTISADGVPFVMHDLTLQRTTNVEEVFPNRTHTPAALFIWSDVQQLNAGAWFLSWDPFGTVSSLSPKQRALAANQTVPSLEEVLDVANRTGRTVLFDLRQPPPGHPYRDNYLNITLDLIHTHINSSQVLWLPSDQREEIQQVDPELQQTAGQTASIQELQDNHITSLNLHYSTMSLQHVSKYRSVNISVNLYVVNQPWLYSLAWCSGASSVTTNNMLLRDIHTPLLLVTPEQYSVIWVLTDLVSAALIVCVFIFHWWRERGLHFWSGSRQTHETGPYSKFRTDPVESGWGRWNPFHSESPTRALISLPLDLNP, encoded by the exons ATGGGGATCGTGGTGACCATGGCGTTCTCTGTCAGTGCCACGGCCGTTCTCTCTGAGGTGTGGAGTAAAGAGTGGAagacccttctcctctccctgcag GTCACAGCCCCCTTTCTTCAGGTAGGCGGGGTTTTATTGATGACTCTCCTGTCCTGGCCAATTGCGCTGCACTTTTTTCGTTTGAACAAGAGAG tgcATCAGGTGTGTCTGTTGGGTGTGTACATGAGTGTATTGTTCAGTCTGTTCCTGGTTCCTCTGGCCATGTATTCTCCCTGCATCAGAGAAGCTGGAACCCTGGGGCCAAAACCAACACTCCTCGGACGCAGAGGAGCTCCCATG CTTGCCCCAGAGAACACTCTAATGTCTTTTGAGAGCGCAGTGGAGGCTGGAGTGGATGGGTTTGAGACTGACGTCACTATAAG tgcTGATGGCGTTCCATTTGTGATGCATGACCTGACCCTTCAGAGGACCACTAACGTAGAGGAGGTGTTtcctaacagaacacacacacctgctgcccTATTCATCTGGTCTGATGTACAGCAGCTCAACGCTggggcctggttcctctct TGGGATCCGTTTGGCACGGTGTCCTCTCTGTCACCAAAGCAGCGAGCGCTAGCTGCCAATCAGACGGTTCCCTCCCTGGAAGAAGTTCTGGACGTAGCGAATCGGACGGGCAGGACAGTGCTGTTTGACCTGAGACAACCTCCTCCTGGACACCCTTACAGAGACAACTACCTCAACATCACCCTggacctcatacacacacacatcaactctAGCCAG gtgctgTGGCTGCCATCAGatcagagagaggagatacagcAGGTGGATCCAGAGCTGCAAcagacagcaggacagactgcTTCTATTCAGGAACTACAGGACAACCACATCACTTCCCTCAACCTGCACTACAGCACCATGTCTCTACAGCACGTcag TAAGTACAGGTCGGTGAACATCAGTGTGAACCTGTATGTAGTGAACCAGCCGTGGCTCTACTCTCTGGCCTGGTGCAGTGGAGCATCCTCTGTTACCACCAACAACATGCTGCTGAGAGATATACACACACCGCTGCTCCTtgtg ACTCCAGAGCAGTATAGTGTGATATGGGTTCTGACTGACCTGGTCTCTGCTGCTCTTATTGTCTGTGTCTTCATATTCCACTG GTGGCGTGAACGAGGCCTACACTTCTGGTCAGGCAGTCGACAGACACACGAGACCGGGCCTTATAGCAAGTTCAGGACCG ATCCTGTGGAGTCAGGGTGGGGTCGATGGAATCCCTTCCACTCAGAGTCTCCCACTAGagccctcatctctctccctctggaccTCAACCCATGA